In one Aromatoleum aromaticum EbN1 genomic region, the following are encoded:
- a CDS encoding TrkH family potassium uptake protein, with product MTSRYLELRIREIQHPARVVPLAFLITILIGTGLLMLPISRPDAVSAPWIVALFTSVSAVCVTGLITVDTGTYWSPFGQWVIMALFQVGGFGMMTAATLLGLMVNRSFRLRTRLTAQAETHTLGIGEVSSVARLVLFVTLIVEGIAALALIVRLRTGYELPWAEAAWSGLFHAVSAFNNAGFSIHADSLMRYASDGFLLTPIMLAILIGGLGFPVLHDLRRKLRSPHHWSVHTKLTLVGTGVLLAGGTIILLAFEWSNPRTLGPMAVADKVLSAIFASVSARTAGFNSVDIGALTHESLGLHYLLMFIGGGSAGTAGGVKVGTAMILVMLVIAEIRGRMDTEAFGRRISHSAQRQAITVLVLGSAVVVLGTVFILHTTRIATDRVIFEVVSAFGTVGLSTGITAELPASAQLILALLMYIGRVGTITLAASLALGEHRMPFRYPEEHPVVG from the coding sequence ATGACCTCGAGATATCTTGAGTTGAGAATTCGAGAGATCCAGCATCCGGCTCGCGTCGTCCCACTGGCATTCCTGATCACCATCCTGATCGGGACTGGGTTGCTCATGTTGCCGATCTCCCGTCCCGATGCGGTAAGCGCTCCATGGATCGTGGCCCTGTTCACGTCCGTCTCGGCCGTGTGCGTCACAGGTTTGATCACCGTGGACACCGGCACCTACTGGTCGCCGTTTGGGCAGTGGGTGATCATGGCGCTGTTCCAGGTAGGCGGGTTCGGCATGATGACAGCTGCCACGCTGCTCGGGCTGATGGTGAACCGCTCCTTCCGGCTGCGTACGCGGCTCACCGCTCAGGCCGAAACGCACACGCTGGGCATCGGGGAGGTCTCCAGCGTGGCCAGGCTGGTGCTGTTCGTGACACTGATCGTTGAGGGGATCGCAGCGCTGGCGCTGATCGTGCGGCTGCGTACGGGTTATGAACTGCCTTGGGCCGAGGCGGCCTGGAGCGGTCTCTTTCACGCCGTTTCCGCCTTCAACAACGCTGGTTTCTCCATCCATGCGGACAGCTTGATGCGCTACGCGTCCGATGGCTTCCTGCTGACGCCAATCATGCTGGCGATTTTGATCGGTGGACTGGGCTTCCCGGTCCTGCATGATTTGCGCAGAAAACTTCGGAGTCCGCACCACTGGTCGGTACACACCAAGCTGACGCTGGTCGGCACCGGCGTGCTGCTGGCAGGTGGCACGATCATTCTGCTCGCCTTCGAGTGGTCGAACCCGCGCACGCTCGGTCCGATGGCGGTGGCCGACAAGGTGCTGTCGGCGATCTTCGCGTCCGTGTCTGCACGCACGGCCGGGTTCAATTCAGTCGACATCGGCGCTCTGACGCATGAAAGCCTTGGCCTGCACTACTTACTGATGTTCATCGGTGGCGGTAGCGCAGGCACGGCGGGTGGCGTCAAGGTGGGAACCGCGATGATTCTGGTGATGCTGGTCATTGCCGAGATCAGAGGCCGGATGGATACCGAGGCGTTTGGCCGGCGTATCAGCCATTCGGCCCAGCGCCAGGCCATCACCGTGCTTGTCCTCGGCAGCGCCGTAGTCGTTCTGGGTACGGTGTTCATCCTGCACACTACTCGAATCGCCACGGATAGAGTCATCTTCGAGGTGGTCTCAGCCTTTGGAACCGTCGGTTTGTCCACTGGCATCACGGCCGAGCTGCCCGCCTCCGCACAACTCATTCTGGCCCTACTCATGTATATCGGCCGGGTTGGCACCATCACCCTCGCGGCGTCGCTTGCGCTGGGAGAGCACCGCATGCCGTTCCGCTATCCAGAGGAGCATCCCGTTGTTGGCTAG
- a CDS encoding potassium channel family protein, which translates to MLARLFTEQFAFSKGDSVVVIGLGRFGGAVANSLMQLGHDVMGIDRDAEPVHEWADLLTHAVQADSTNAMTMRQLGVADFAHAIVGIGGDLAASLMTVMALTELEIPDIWVKAMTPQHGKIAERIGAHHIVYPEADMGERVAHLISGRMMDYIEFEDGFAIAKIHAPAATHDLTLAASAVREKFGVTVVGIKRAHEDFQHGKPNSIVRPGDLLIVSGPTKKVEAFAASGRRR; encoded by the coding sequence TTGTTGGCTAGGCTATTTACAGAGCAGTTCGCCTTTTCGAAGGGCGACAGTGTGGTCGTGATCGGCCTGGGCCGCTTCGGCGGGGCCGTCGCCAACTCCCTGATGCAACTGGGTCACGACGTGATGGGGATCGACCGCGATGCGGAGCCGGTTCACGAGTGGGCCGATCTGCTCACCCATGCGGTGCAGGCCGATTCGACCAACGCGATGACTATGCGCCAACTCGGCGTGGCCGATTTCGCGCACGCCATCGTGGGTATCGGCGGCGACCTCGCAGCCAGTCTGATGACGGTAATGGCGCTGACCGAACTGGAGATTCCCGACATCTGGGTCAAAGCCATGACGCCCCAGCACGGCAAGATCGCCGAGCGTATCGGCGCGCACCACATCGTCTATCCGGAAGCCGACATGGGCGAGCGCGTCGCCCATCTGATCAGCGGGCGGATGATGGACTATATTGAGTTCGAAGATGGCTTCGCAATCGCGAAGATCCACGCGCCCGCCGCCACCCACGACCTCACGCTCGCCGCGTCGGCCGTGCGCGAGAAGTTCGGTGTCACGGTCGTCGGCATCAAGCGTGCCCATGAAGATTTCCAGCACGGAAAGCCGAACAGTATCGTGCGCCCGGGTGATCTGTTGATCGTTTCCGGCCCCACCAAGAAGGTCGAGGCTTTTGCCGCCAGCGGCCGCCGCCGTTAG
- a CDS encoding benzoyl-CoA thioesterase: MEFVCKKSIRFHHCDPAGIVFYPQCLVLCNEVIEDWFDEGIGIDFYKLHAEIRRGVPMRHLEVDFIAPSMHGDDLTFTLVVNRIGNTSMDITTTASMGDEVRFRAKQTVVWADLGGAPRATPIEGEWRERFSRFLAPS; encoded by the coding sequence ATGGAATTTGTGTGCAAGAAATCCATCCGCTTCCACCACTGCGACCCGGCCGGAATCGTCTTCTATCCGCAGTGCCTGGTGCTGTGCAACGAAGTCATCGAGGACTGGTTCGATGAAGGCATCGGCATCGACTTCTACAAGCTCCACGCCGAAATCCGGCGCGGCGTGCCGATGCGCCACCTCGAAGTCGATTTCATCGCACCGAGCATGCACGGTGACGACCTCACTTTCACGCTGGTCGTGAACCGCATCGGCAACACGTCGATGGACATCACGACCACTGCCTCGATGGGCGACGAAGTGCGCTTCCGCGCCAAGCAGACCGTCGTCTGGGCCGATCTCGGCGGGGCGCCGCGCGCGACGCCGATCGAAGGCGAATGGCGCGAACGCTTCAGCCGCTTCCTCGCGCCGTCCTGA
- a CDS encoding NAD(P)H-dependent oxidoreductase subunit E, with product MSTSMIGEKERSAGARPGKGSRERSADRPRGREPLPASARLAASAALAGETPRADRLIEYLHRLQDEHGALHADHLAALAEAMKLARAEVFEVATFYHHFDFVPAGGKAPPALTVRVCESLGCAMAGGAELAASLASQLGAEVRVQRVPCVGRCDSAPVAVVGQRPVLHADADRVAAVVAGGERDEPLPEAIRFDAYRAAAGYRLWDAVRSGEIAGDAVVAALDAAGLRGLGGAGFPAARKWRTVAAQPAPRFMAVNIDEGEPGTFKDRHYLETDPHRFIEGMLIAAHVVGIDGIWIYIRDEYPALRRLLAEELDRVRAAWPDVPSIEIRRGAGAYVCGEESAMIESIEGKRGMPRLRPPYVAEVGLFGRPTLEHNLETLWWVRDIVAPALAGEPGPFASRGRNGRKGLRSFSVSGRVAKPGVVVTDAGITLRELVEEHCGGMLPGHELYGYFPGGASGGMLPARLADMPLDFDTLGEYGCFIGSAAIVVFSQHDRARVLAENAMEFFAHESCGQCTPCRVGTAKAAELMKQPAWDAALLTELGTVMMDASICGLGQAAPNPMQSVLRFFPHEVGVAGKNEEGAA from the coding sequence GTGAGCACGAGCATGATCGGTGAGAAAGAGCGCAGCGCGGGCGCACGCCCGGGCAAAGGATCCCGCGAACGATCGGCGGACCGGCCGCGAGGGCGCGAGCCGCTGCCGGCGTCGGCACGGCTCGCCGCATCGGCTGCGCTCGCCGGCGAGACGCCGCGCGCCGACCGCCTGATCGAATACCTGCACCGCCTGCAGGACGAGCACGGCGCGCTCCACGCCGACCACCTTGCCGCGCTCGCCGAGGCGATGAAGCTCGCGCGCGCCGAGGTGTTCGAGGTTGCGACCTTCTATCACCATTTCGACTTCGTCCCCGCCGGCGGGAAAGCGCCGCCGGCGCTGACCGTGCGCGTGTGCGAATCGCTCGGCTGCGCGATGGCCGGTGGCGCCGAACTCGCCGCGTCGCTCGCGAGCCAGCTCGGGGCGGAGGTGCGCGTGCAGCGCGTGCCGTGTGTCGGGCGTTGCGACAGTGCCCCGGTCGCAGTCGTCGGGCAGCGCCCGGTGCTGCACGCCGATGCCGATCGCGTCGCCGCAGTAGTCGCGGGCGGCGAGCGCGACGAGCCGCTGCCTGAGGCGATCCGTTTCGACGCGTACCGCGCGGCCGCCGGCTACCGGCTGTGGGATGCGGTGCGCAGCGGTGAAATCGCAGGTGATGCGGTCGTCGCCGCGCTCGACGCCGCCGGCCTGCGCGGCCTCGGCGGCGCAGGCTTCCCGGCTGCGCGCAAGTGGCGCACGGTGGCCGCACAGCCCGCACCGCGGTTCATGGCAGTCAATATCGACGAAGGCGAGCCGGGCACGTTCAAGGACCGCCATTACCTCGAGACCGATCCGCACCGCTTCATTGAAGGCATGCTGATCGCTGCGCACGTCGTCGGCATCGACGGCATCTGGATCTACATCCGCGACGAATACCCGGCGCTGCGCCGGCTGCTCGCGGAGGAACTCGACCGCGTGCGCGCCGCGTGGCCGGATGTGCCGTCGATCGAGATCCGCCGCGGCGCCGGCGCGTATGTCTGCGGCGAAGAGTCGGCGATGATCGAGTCGATCGAAGGCAAGCGCGGCATGCCGCGGCTGCGCCCGCCGTACGTCGCCGAAGTGGGCCTCTTCGGCCGCCCGACGCTCGAACACAACCTCGAGACGCTGTGGTGGGTGCGCGACATCGTCGCCCCCGCGCTCGCGGGCGAGCCCGGCCCGTTCGCGAGCCGCGGCCGCAACGGTCGCAAGGGGCTGCGCAGCTTCTCCGTCAGCGGCCGCGTCGCGAAGCCCGGCGTCGTCGTCACCGACGCCGGCATCACGCTGCGCGAACTCGTCGAGGAGCACTGCGGCGGCATGCTGCCAGGCCACGAGCTGTACGGCTATTTCCCCGGCGGCGCGTCCGGCGGCATGCTGCCGGCGCGCCTCGCCGATATGCCGCTCGACTTCGACACCCTTGGCGAATACGGCTGCTTCATCGGCTCGGCGGCGATCGTCGTGTTCTCGCAGCACGACCGCGCGCGCGTGCTCGCCGAAAACGCGATGGAATTCTTCGCCCACGAATCCTGCGGCCAATGCACGCCGTGCCGTGTCGGCACTGCGAAAGCGGCCGAACTGATGAAACAGCCGGCGTGGGACGCTGCGCTGCTGACCGAACTCGGAACAGTGATGATGGACGCTTCGATCTGCGGCCTCGGCCAAGCCGCGCCGAACCCGATGCAATCGGTGCTGCGCTTCTTCCCGCACGAAGTGGGTGTGGCCGGCAAGAACGAGGAGGGCGCGGCATGA
- a CDS encoding rubredoxin: MATYQCTACYFPYVEADGLPDEGIPAGTKWEDVPADWVCPDCGTPKSNFTVAEDGKPATV; the protein is encoded by the coding sequence ATGGCCACGTATCAATGCACCGCGTGCTATTTCCCTTACGTCGAAGCCGACGGCCTGCCCGACGAAGGCATCCCCGCCGGCACGAAGTGGGAAGACGTGCCCGCCGACTGGGTGTGCCCGGACTGCGGTACGCCGAAGAGCAACTTTACCGTCGCCGAGGATGGAAAACCGGCGACGGTTTGA
- a CDS encoding ProQ/FINO family protein, with protein MTTETRSEAQLDEQAPEAEAQTPEAEAQTAEAQTAEATAAEATAKAQPAAKRPHLDARGLLLKLQEASPTFRDVRPLALRIDKAIAARFPELDRKVIRSAMRLHTASTRYLKVMEKATARFDLDGKPEGEVTEEQRAHAKQTLKERFAEAAKRKKDALEAEKAKRAAEEAERRKAEKLQQLVGKFAKKG; from the coding sequence ATGACTACCGAAACCCGTTCCGAAGCGCAGCTCGACGAGCAAGCCCCCGAAGCCGAAGCGCAGACCCCCGAAGCCGAAGCGCAGACCGCCGAAGCGCAGACCGCCGAAGCGACCGCAGCTGAAGCGACCGCCAAAGCGCAGCCCGCAGCGAAGCGCCCGCACCTCGACGCACGCGGCCTGCTGCTGAAGCTGCAGGAAGCCTCGCCGACTTTCCGCGACGTCAGGCCGCTCGCGCTGCGCATCGACAAGGCGATCGCCGCCCGCTTCCCTGAGCTCGACCGCAAGGTGATCCGCAGCGCGATGCGCCTGCACACCGCCTCGACGCGCTACCTGAAAGTCATGGAAAAGGCGACGGCGCGCTTCGACCTCGACGGCAAGCCCGAAGGCGAAGTCACCGAAGAGCAGCGCGCCCACGCGAAGCAGACGCTGAAGGAGCGCTTCGCCGAAGCCGCGAAGCGCAAGAAGGATGCCCTCGAAGCCGAAAAGGCCAAGCGCGCCGCCGAGGAAGCCGAACGCCGCAAGGCCGAGAAGCTGCAGCAGCTGGTGGGGAAGTTCGCGAAGAAAGGTTGA
- the fdhF gene encoding formate dehydrogenase subunit alpha — MNAPTNPVRFELDGREIDAQPGETILLAARRAGVDIPHLCYTDGMRADGNCRACVVEIDGERVLAPSCCRAPKPGMKVKATSERARASQRLVLELLRADVPAAAEKPDSELAHWCDELGVTDSRFAPRAQPQPDRSHPGIAVDLAACIQCTRCVRACREVQVNDVIGLARRGADTAIVFDFDDAMGTSSCVGCGECVQACPTGALLPAALADFPGTSADAAVPRPGGPFAAKPEAGALPVEPAAPLAKPAMRAIDSLCPYCGVGCQMTYHVAGDGPAAKIVHVEGRDGPANAGRLCVKGRYGFGYPRHAHRLTTPLIRKPGIPKAVDLDPSNPLAAFREATWDEALDFAAAGLARIKAAHGPHALAGFGSAKGSNEEAYLFQKLVRVGFGTHNVDHCTRLCHASSVAALLEGIGSGAVSNPVRDVEFADVIVVIGANPASNHPVAASFMKNAVERGAKLVLMDPRETPLARHAHRFLQFRPDADVTLLLSLACVIIDEGLTDDAFIAARTTGFDAFRTAALAFPPERVEAITGIPAETVREVARLYARSPNSMIFWGMGISQHIHGTDNSRCLIALALMTGQIGRRGTGLHPLRGQNNVQGASDAGLIPMMFPDYQHVADPAVRAKFETLWGTKLSDRPGLTVVEIMDAALAGDIRGMYIEGENPAMSDPDLAHARAALAGLDHLVVQDLFLTETAMLADVILPASSLMEKTGSFTNTDRLVQLSQPVLPLPGDARPDWWIIQSIAQRLGLAWDYAGPAEIFDELRRALPSYAGITWAALETEGAVVAPKFAEDEPSQPVLFEADFPTPSGRARFVAVGPLPAAELPDADYPMVLTTGRVLEHWHTGSMTRRADVLDALEPLPWCSVHPDDLAAQAIESGARVRLETRRGAIVLEARADEAVQRGSVFMPFCYVEAAANLLTQPALDPFGKIPEFKYCAVKLSAESRAQA, encoded by the coding sequence ATGAACGCTCCGACGAACCCCGTCCGCTTCGAACTCGACGGCCGCGAAATCGATGCACAACCCGGCGAAACGATCCTGCTTGCGGCGCGCCGCGCCGGCGTCGATATCCCGCACCTGTGCTACACCGACGGCATGCGCGCCGACGGCAACTGCCGCGCGTGCGTCGTCGAGATCGACGGCGAGCGCGTGCTCGCGCCGTCCTGTTGCCGCGCCCCGAAACCCGGCATGAAGGTGAAAGCGACGAGCGAGCGCGCTCGCGCGTCGCAGCGCCTGGTGCTCGAACTGCTGCGCGCCGACGTGCCCGCCGCGGCCGAGAAGCCCGACTCCGAGCTTGCGCACTGGTGCGACGAACTGGGCGTGACGGACTCACGCTTCGCCCCGCGCGCGCAGCCGCAGCCCGACCGCAGCCACCCCGGCATCGCGGTCGACCTTGCCGCGTGCATCCAGTGCACGCGCTGTGTGCGTGCGTGCCGCGAAGTGCAGGTCAATGACGTCATCGGGCTCGCCCGGCGCGGTGCGGACACCGCGATCGTGTTCGACTTCGACGACGCGATGGGCACGTCCTCGTGCGTCGGCTGCGGCGAGTGCGTGCAGGCCTGTCCGACCGGTGCGCTGCTGCCGGCGGCGCTTGCGGATTTCCCGGGCACAAGCGCCGACGCGGCAGTCCCTCGCCCCGGTGGCCCGTTCGCGGCGAAGCCGGAGGCGGGCGCGCTGCCCGTCGAGCCGGCCGCGCCCCTGGCAAAGCCCGCAATGCGCGCGATTGACTCGCTATGCCCGTACTGCGGCGTCGGCTGCCAGATGACCTATCACGTCGCCGGCGACGGCCCGGCGGCGAAAATCGTCCACGTCGAAGGCCGTGACGGTCCCGCGAACGCCGGACGGCTGTGCGTGAAAGGACGCTACGGCTTCGGCTACCCGCGCCACGCGCATCGCCTGACGACGCCGCTGATTCGCAAGCCGGGCATCCCGAAGGCGGTCGACCTCGACCCGTCGAACCCGCTCGCAGCGTTCCGCGAAGCGACGTGGGACGAGGCGCTCGACTTCGCTGCCGCAGGGCTGGCGCGCATAAAAGCCGCGCATGGCCCGCACGCGCTCGCCGGCTTCGGCTCGGCGAAAGGCAGCAACGAGGAAGCGTACCTGTTCCAGAAGCTCGTGCGCGTGGGCTTCGGCACGCACAACGTCGATCACTGCACGCGGTTGTGCCATGCGTCGTCGGTCGCTGCGCTGCTCGAAGGCATCGGCTCGGGCGCGGTGTCGAACCCGGTGCGCGACGTCGAATTTGCCGACGTGATTGTCGTCATCGGCGCGAACCCGGCGTCGAACCACCCGGTCGCAGCGTCGTTCATGAAGAACGCCGTCGAGCGGGGCGCGAAACTCGTCCTGATGGACCCGCGCGAAACCCCGCTCGCCCGCCACGCGCACCGCTTCCTGCAGTTCCGCCCGGACGCGGACGTCACGCTGCTGCTGTCGCTCGCGTGCGTGATCATCGACGAAGGTCTGACCGACGACGCCTTCATCGCTGCGCGCACGACCGGCTTCGACGCGTTCCGCACTGCTGCGCTCGCGTTCCCGCCCGAGCGTGTCGAAGCGATCACCGGCATCCCGGCCGAGACCGTGCGCGAAGTCGCCCGCCTCTACGCGCGCAGCCCGAACAGCATGATCTTCTGGGGCATGGGGATCTCGCAGCATATCCACGGCACCGACAACTCGCGCTGCCTGATCGCGCTCGCGCTGATGACCGGGCAGATCGGCCGCCGCGGCACCGGGCTGCATCCGCTGCGCGGCCAGAACAACGTGCAGGGCGCGTCGGATGCCGGCCTGATCCCGATGATGTTCCCGGACTACCAGCACGTCGCCGATCCGGCCGTGCGCGCGAAGTTCGAGACGCTGTGGGGAACGAAGCTGTCCGACAGGCCCGGCCTGACCGTCGTCGAGATCATGGACGCTGCGCTCGCGGGCGACATCCGCGGCATGTATATCGAAGGCGAGAACCCGGCGATGTCCGACCCGGACCTCGCGCACGCGCGCGCCGCGCTCGCCGGGCTCGATCACCTCGTCGTGCAGGATCTGTTCCTCACCGAGACGGCGATGCTCGCCGACGTGATCCTGCCGGCGTCGAGCCTGATGGAAAAGACCGGCAGCTTCACGAACACCGACCGCCTCGTGCAGCTGTCGCAGCCGGTGCTGCCGCTGCCCGGCGACGCGCGCCCCGACTGGTGGATCATCCAGAGCATCGCGCAGCGCCTGGGCCTCGCGTGGGACTACGCCGGCCCGGCCGAGATTTTCGACGAACTGCGCCGGGCGCTGCCGAGCTACGCCGGCATCACGTGGGCGGCGCTCGAAACCGAAGGAGCGGTCGTCGCGCCGAAGTTCGCCGAAGACGAGCCGTCGCAGCCGGTGCTGTTCGAGGCCGATTTCCCCACGCCGAGCGGCCGCGCGCGCTTCGTCGCGGTCGGGCCGCTGCCGGCGGCCGAACTGCCCGACGCCGATTACCCGATGGTGCTGACGACCGGGCGCGTGCTCGAGCACTGGCACACCGGCTCGATGACGCGCCGCGCCGATGTCCTCGACGCGCTCGAGCCGCTGCCGTGGTGCTCGGTGCATCCGGACGACCTCGCCGCGCAGGCGATCGAGTCGGGCGCGCGCGTGCGCCTCGAGACGCGGCGCGGCGCGATCGTGCTCGAAGCGCGCGCCGACGAAGCGGTGCAGCGCGGCTCGGTGTTCATGCCGTTCTGCTACGTCGAAGCGGCGGCGAACCTGCTGACGCAGCCGGCGCTCGACCCGTTCGGCAAGATCCCGGAGTTCAAGTACTGCGCGGTGAAGCTGAGCGCCGAAAGCCGGGCGCAAGCGTGA
- a CDS encoding alpha/beta fold hydrolase, which yields MKQVQVGDTHLEYVRLPSAHPRGGAPAIVFLHEGLGSVAMWRDFPQKIADATGCEALVYSRAGYGRSDPARLPRDTRYMHDEGLQVLPALLAALGLERPILFGHSDGASIALICAGGTATELAAVIVMAPHVIVEDISVSSIAQAKVAWQTTDLRTRLAKHHADVDAAFRGWNDIWLHPDFRAWNIEEYVPRILCPVLAIQGEDDEYGTMAQIERIAAQAPDVELVKLADCRHSPHKDQPAAVIDAVGEFVSRILED from the coding sequence GTGAAACAGGTACAAGTCGGCGATACGCACCTCGAGTACGTCCGCCTGCCATCGGCTCATCCGCGCGGCGGCGCCCCGGCGATCGTGTTCCTGCACGAAGGCTTGGGTTCGGTCGCGATGTGGCGCGATTTCCCGCAGAAAATCGCGGACGCGACCGGCTGCGAAGCGCTCGTCTATTCGCGCGCCGGTTACGGCCGGTCCGATCCGGCCCGACTGCCGCGCGACACGCGCTACATGCACGACGAAGGCCTTCAGGTATTGCCAGCGCTGCTCGCCGCGCTGGGGCTCGAGCGGCCGATCCTGTTCGGCCATTCCGACGGTGCGTCGATCGCGCTGATCTGCGCCGGCGGCACCGCGACGGAGCTTGCTGCCGTCATCGTCATGGCGCCGCACGTGATCGTCGAGGACATCTCGGTGTCGAGCATCGCGCAGGCGAAAGTCGCGTGGCAGACGACCGACCTGCGCACGCGCCTGGCCAAGCACCACGCCGATGTCGACGCGGCCTTCCGGGGCTGGAATGACATCTGGCTGCACCCGGATTTTCGTGCGTGGAACATCGAGGAATATGTTCCGCGCATCCTCTGCCCGGTGCTCGCGATCCAGGGCGAGGACGACGAATACGGCACGATGGCGCAGATCGAGCGCATCGCCGCGCAGGCGCCTGACGTGGAGCTCGTCAAGCTCGCCGATTGCCGCCATTCGCCGCACAAGGACCAGCCGGCCGCCGTGATTGATGCGGTCGGCGAATTCGTATCCCGCATTCTCGAGGACTGA
- a CDS encoding ABC transporter substrate-binding protein → MKHSQPQWRGLAGAVSLAAAALLPTLAHGADKVKVGLLLPYTGTYAAIGNAITNGFKQHVAEHDGKLGGREVEYFFADDKSDPATATENASKLIKRDRVDVLVGTVHSGAALAMAKVARDTNTLLIIPTAGNDELTGSLCAPTVFRTSMSTWQPAYAMGKLAAERGHKNVVTVSWKYSFGDQSAAGFKEAFEQAGGKVAKELFVPFPSVDFRHLLDDIANVKPDAVFASFVGSGAAKFVKDYDAAGLKAKIPLYGTGYLTEGTLDAMNGAGEGVLTTLHYADGLTNEKDKSFRTAYRAAYDLKPDVYAVHGYDAAQLLGAGLEAVKSGKLDQAAMIAAMEAAKIDSPRGAFTMSKAHNPVQDVYLREVEGRENKLVGVAQKGLADPARGCSM, encoded by the coding sequence GTGAAGCATTCGCAACCACAGTGGCGCGGCCTTGCCGGCGCAGTCAGCCTGGCTGCTGCGGCATTGCTGCCCACGCTCGCGCACGGCGCCGACAAGGTGAAAGTCGGGCTGCTGCTGCCGTACACCGGCACTTACGCGGCGATCGGCAACGCCATCACGAACGGCTTCAAGCAGCATGTCGCCGAGCACGACGGCAAGCTCGGCGGGCGCGAAGTCGAATACTTCTTCGCCGACGACAAGTCGGACCCGGCGACGGCGACGGAGAACGCGAGCAAGCTGATCAAGCGCGACCGGGTCGACGTGCTCGTCGGCACGGTGCATTCGGGCGCCGCGCTGGCGATGGCGAAAGTCGCGCGCGACACCAACACTTTGCTGATCATCCCGACCGCCGGCAACGACGAGCTGACCGGTTCGCTGTGCGCGCCGACCGTGTTCCGTACTTCGATGTCGACGTGGCAGCCGGCGTACGCGATGGGCAAGCTCGCGGCCGAGCGCGGGCACAAGAACGTCGTCACGGTGTCGTGGAAGTATTCCTTCGGCGATCAGTCGGCCGCCGGCTTCAAGGAAGCGTTCGAGCAGGCTGGCGGCAAGGTCGCGAAAGAGCTTTTCGTGCCGTTCCCGAGCGTCGACTTCCGGCACCTGCTCGACGACATCGCGAACGTCAAGCCGGATGCGGTATTCGCGTCCTTCGTCGGCAGCGGCGCGGCGAAGTTCGTCAAGGACTACGACGCCGCCGGGCTGAAGGCGAAAATCCCGCTGTACGGCACGGGCTACCTCACCGAAGGCACGCTCGACGCGATGAACGGCGCCGGCGAAGGCGTGCTGACGACGTTGCACTACGCTGACGGCCTGACGAACGAGAAGGACAAGAGCTTCCGCACCGCGTACAGAGCAGCCTACGACCTGAAGCCGGACGTCTACGCGGTGCACGGCTATGACGCAGCGCAGCTCCTGGGCGCAGGCCTCGAAGCGGTCAAGAGCGGCAAGCTCGACCAGGCGGCAATGATCGCTGCGATGGAAGCGGCGAAGATCGACAGCCCGCGCGGCGCGTTCACGATGTCGAAAGCGCACAACCCGGTGCAGGACGTCTATTTGCGCGAAGTCGAAGGCCGCGAGAACAAGCTCGTCGGCGTCGCCCAGAAAGGGCTCGCCGATCCCGCGCGCGGCTGCTCGATGTAA